The Xylanibacillus composti DNA window CATTTCTCCAATCTGATCCGTATTCGGATTATTATTGTTATATACCGCTTCCCAGGTCAGATTAATTCTGCCTCCAAGCGGCTTCCAAGGAACGGCCTCCTTAATCGGCGCAACAGAGGCGACGATTGCTGCGTCGATTAGCCGCACCTCCCGTTTGTCGATATGTCCGACATAACCGTCCTGCAGCTGAATGTGGTACCATCCCAGTTCCGCCTCATCCAGGATCACGATGGGCTCGCCCTGCGAAAGCTCTGCCATTATTGGAGCTTTGATGGTCGGTTCTGTTCGAACAGCCGCTCGCCATTCCGGCGCATTCGGCTTATCTGCCACTGCCGCTTTCCGGATGGCCTGGCCCGGTGTCCAAATCGAGACTGCGCCGGACGGCTGAAACTGTTCCAGCGAGTAATCCAATATATCCTGCAGCGGCTGCGCAGGCACATAAAGCTCTTCGTCCAGTCGCTGCATGGCAAATTCCAATGTAACCGGCTCATCGTTCATTAACGCAGTTAATTGATCTGTCTGAAAATGAACGACGGACGCCTTGGTCGTTACAATGAGCACGTCGTCCTCTTCCGCAAGGAATGCGTCGCCATTGATCTGCTTCAATACTTCGAGCGGGAGCAGCAGCCCTGCCCCGGACCCGCTTGCCTGCTTGTCCATCATCACACCGTTCAGGAAAACAGGCCTCTCCATATCCCCGAAACCCGGCTCTACCCGGCTTTGATTCGGCTGCGTGGACTCCCAATACACATACATCACCACTGCAGCACCTGCCATAAGCAATAGAAGAGGAAGCATCATCCAACGCAGCCTTCTCCCCTGTCCTCTCCGAACTTTCCTGCTTCTACCCGGCGTCGGGCCAAAATCCATGAACCGTCACATCCTTTGTCTGGTATGGCAGCGAATAAAAAAGCGTACATATTTCAGGATCTTCACTCCCAAAACACATACGCTTGTCAAGCGGCAAAGGTTGCAGTTGTACGCAGCTCTCGCCTAATGCTTCGTTGCATTTGCGCACGCGGGACAAATGCCGTAAACCTCCATCCGGTGACGACTGACCTGAAAGCCTGTCTCGCTCGCTGCCAGCGATTCCACCTCGGTCAGCGGATCGCAATCGAAATCTTCGATCGTCCCGCATATATCGCAAATGGCGTGGTAGTGGCTGGACATATCCGCATCAAACCGGCTGGCGCCGTCACCGTAAGTCAACTCCCTGACTAATCCAGCTTCAAGGAACAGCTTCAGGTTGTTATAAATGGTGGCCACACTCATGCTCGGAAATTTCTTCTCCAATGCACGATAAATTTCGTCCACACTCGGATGAGTGGGGGATTCAAGCAGATAAGCAAGAATGGCATGCCTTTGCGGAGTCATGCGTACACCTGTTGTTTTCAATTTATCCAAAGCCGATTCCAATTTGTCATGCACGGTTCTCCCACCCTTCCTGCCGTATATAGTCATTGCCAGTGCATGCTTGCGTTCGTCTGCATCAGCTATCCGTGCTTCTCGTTATACTTATTCTTATTTTACGAGCGTTCAAATCAATTTGTCAATTCGATTCACAGATTTCTCAGTTGTGGCAAACTTAGGGGATTGCAGATTGCGTTTGTTTATGAATCGACAGAGAGCCGACGCTTGTTTCAAGTTCAACCCGATAGCGACCGGAGCCAAAGCTGCCGTGAATCTCGCGATTGTCCAACTCCAAACCCAGTTCATTCGTCATGCTCCCCACTGCCCCCACCTTCCCGAACAGCACGAAATCGCCATCCTCCGGCAGGGAAACCGAGAGAGCGCCCAACGTAGTTGAAGCTTTCCAGTCTCCTCCGACAGTGCTG harbors:
- a CDS encoding Fur family transcriptional regulator gives rise to the protein MTIYGRKGGRTVHDKLESALDKLKTTGVRMTPQRHAILAYLLESPTHPSVDEIYRALEKKFPSMSVATIYNNLKLFLEAGLVRELTYGDGASRFDADMSSHYHAICDICGTIEDFDCDPLTEVESLAASETGFQVSRHRMEVYGICPACANATKH